One window of the Zea mays cultivar B73 chromosome 3, Zm-B73-REFERENCE-NAM-5.0, whole genome shotgun sequence genome contains the following:
- the LOC103650465 gene encoding uncharacterized protein, with product MSHFAAAMKSPLAVAVAAPAGAADAKSPLFCPKPRRPAAPLRCHQSGGFSDAGTDLLDLLLSKGDESGLSSASPQPPLFCGSPPRRASNPVVHDSRFGADCPPMPVPGLPVHRPSPRPSTAAPSMSPRGCARARFAFQPAAVRVEGFDCLDRGRGGRGHGITAMA from the exons ATGAGCCACTTCGCCGCCGCCATGAAGAGCCCCCTTGCGGTCGCCGTCGCCGCGCCCGCCGGCGCCGCCGACGCTAAGAGCCCGCTCTTCTGCCCCAAGCCGCGGCGCCCCGCGGCGCCGCTGCGGTGCCATCAGAGCGGCGGCTTCTCCGACGCCGGCACGGATCTGCTCGACCTCCTCCTCTCGAAG GGCGACGAGAGCGGCCTGTCGTCGGCGTCCCCGCAGCCGCCGCTGTTCTGCGGCTCGCCGCCGCGGCGAGCGTCGAACCCGGTGGTCCACGACAGCAGGTTCGGCGCGGACTGCCCGCCCATGCCCGTGCCAGGGCTGCCCGTGCACCGGCCAAGCCCGCGCCCGTCGACGGCGGCGCCGTCCATGTCGCCGCGCGGGTGTGCCCGCGCGCGGTTCGCGTTCCAGCCCGCCGCGGTCCGCGTCGAGGGTTTTGACTGCCTCGACCGCGGCCGCGGCGGCCGTGGCCATGGCATCACCGCCATGGCCTAG